One window of the Pedobacter ginsengisoli genome contains the following:
- a CDS encoding ABC transporter permease, translating to MQQNNPVLKRSVNIGWLFKMAWRDARRNKSRLFLFVSSIILGIAALVAVYSFRDNMQRDIDDQAKTLTGADLVIHARKPVSAKTQAVLDTLGNEKASERSFASMIYFLKNEGSRLVQVRALEGNYPFYGTIETTPANAATTFQQDRRALVDKTVMLQFNAKPGDSIKIGSVHFLIAGVLDKAPGQTGISATVAPVVYIPLKYLEQTGLTKIGSRIQYKYYYRYNKPSAVAGQVKKIQHLLDKENLDTETVESKKESTGKSFRDVSRFLELSGFIALLLGCIGVGSAIHVYIREKLNSIATLRCLGLKAWEAFLIYLIQIVFIGFIGAVLGAALGTIIQFALPLVLKDFIPVQLTIQISWLAIGQGVLLGLIISVLFALPSLLSVRIISPLNAIRHSFEKSTDPKDPLKWIVYLLILLFVLAFTRFQMSSWMQAAVFTGSISIAFLLLFGLSRVLMWTVKRLIPSSSSYLWRQGFANLYRPNNQTLMLTISIGLSTAFICTLFFVQGILIKRVTISSAANQANMILFDIQNEQKEAIATLTRDFKLPVMNQVPVITVRIEKINGKTALQDTAGDSRRAFQGELRVTFQDTLTSAEKVIKGVWQGKAKPEEKVYVSLEEGYARNIHVGVGDSIVFNVQGLLVPTIVGSLREVNWARMQTNFRVVFPTGVLEDAPQFHVLMTRITSNNVSANYQSAVVRKFPNVSVIDLGLILKTLDELLSKISFVIQFMAAFSMATGWIVLISAVLTSRGQRLRESVLLRTLGASRKQILAITTIEYLFLGAFSAGAGIILALAGSWLLAVFSFDTSFTPSLLPVLLLFVLICFLVVLTGVLSSRKVLNTPPLAVLNA from the coding sequence ATGCAACAAAATAACCCCGTACTTAAAAGATCTGTAAACATTGGCTGGCTATTTAAAATGGCTTGGCGCGATGCCCGCCGCAATAAATCCCGCCTCTTTCTTTTCGTATCATCAATTATCCTGGGAATAGCCGCTTTAGTAGCTGTATATTCATTTAGAGATAACATGCAACGCGATATCGACGATCAGGCAAAAACCCTTACCGGGGCAGATCTGGTAATACATGCACGCAAGCCCGTAAGTGCAAAAACACAAGCAGTACTGGATACCTTAGGAAATGAAAAAGCATCAGAAAGAAGCTTCGCTTCAATGATCTATTTTCTTAAAAATGAAGGCAGCAGATTGGTACAAGTGCGTGCCCTTGAAGGCAACTACCCCTTTTATGGCACCATAGAAACTACTCCTGCAAATGCAGCCACAACCTTCCAGCAAGATCGCAGGGCATTGGTTGATAAAACAGTAATGCTGCAATTCAATGCCAAACCAGGCGATTCAATTAAAATTGGCTCAGTTCACTTCCTAATAGCCGGAGTACTGGATAAGGCACCCGGACAAACCGGAATATCGGCCACCGTAGCACCCGTAGTTTATATCCCCCTAAAATATCTGGAACAAACCGGATTAACCAAAATAGGTAGCAGAATCCAATACAAATACTATTACAGGTACAACAAACCATCCGCAGTAGCAGGTCAGGTAAAAAAAATCCAGCACTTACTCGATAAAGAAAACCTTGATACAGAAACTGTAGAATCTAAAAAAGAAAGTACCGGAAAATCATTCAGAGATGTAAGTCGGTTCCTTGAACTTTCAGGTTTTATTGCCCTGTTACTAGGGTGTATAGGTGTTGGAAGCGCCATACATGTATACATCCGCGAAAAACTAAATTCCATAGCCACCCTACGATGCCTCGGTTTAAAAGCCTGGGAAGCATTTTTAATTTACCTTATCCAAATTGTTTTTATAGGCTTTATCGGTGCCGTTTTAGGTGCTGCATTAGGTACAATAATACAATTTGCGTTACCTCTGGTATTAAAAGATTTCATTCCTGTTCAGCTCACCATCCAAATTTCATGGCTGGCCATTGGGCAAGGTGTACTCCTGGGTTTAATCATTTCGGTCTTATTTGCTTTACCTTCATTGCTTTCGGTACGCATCATTTCTCCCTTAAATGCCATCAGGCATTCATTCGAAAAATCAACCGACCCCAAAGATCCGCTAAAATGGATTGTATATCTGCTTATTCTGCTTTTTGTGTTGGCCTTTACCAGATTTCAAATGAGTAGCTGGATGCAGGCAGCAGTATTTACCGGAAGTATATCAATTGCGTTCCTCTTACTTTTTGGCTTATCAAGGGTCTTAATGTGGACGGTTAAAAGGCTTATCCCAAGTTCTTCCAGTTATTTATGGAGGCAGGGCTTTGCAAACCTCTACCGGCCAAACAACCAAACCCTTATGCTTACCATATCCATAGGTCTATCAACAGCATTCATTTGTACACTATTTTTTGTGCAAGGTATTTTAATAAAAAGGGTAACCATATCCTCTGCCGCCAACCAGGCAAATATGATATTGTTCGACATTCAGAACGAACAGAAAGAGGCAATTGCCACACTAACCAGAGATTTTAAATTGCCTGTAATGAACCAGGTACCTGTTATAACTGTCAGAATTGAGAAAATCAACGGAAAAACAGCACTTCAGGATACTGCCGGTGATTCCCGACGTGCCTTTCAAGGAGAGCTTAGGGTAACTTTTCAAGACACCCTTACCTCAGCCGAAAAGGTAATTAAAGGTGTATGGCAAGGCAAAGCAAAACCAGAAGAAAAAGTCTATGTATCTTTAGAAGAAGGTTACGCCCGAAACATCCACGTAGGCGTTGGCGATAGTATAGTTTTTAATGTTCAGGGATTATTGGTCCCCACCATTGTTGGAAGTTTAAGAGAGGTGAACTGGGCACGGATGCAAACCAATTTCAGAGTTGTTTTCCCAACAGGCGTGTTAGAGGATGCTCCTCAGTTTCATGTACTGATGACTCGAATTACCTCAAACAATGTTTCGGCTAACTACCAAAGTGCTGTGGTTAGGAAATTTCCTAACGTATCCGTAATAGATTTGGGGCTCATATTAAAAACCTTAGATGAATTGTTATCAAAAATAAGCTTCGTAATACAATTTATGGCTGCCTTTAGCATGGCAACCGGATGGATAGTGCTCATTTCTGCGGTGCTTACAAGCAGGGGACAGCGTTTAAGAGAAAGTGTACTGCTCAGAACTCTTGGAGCAAGCAGAAAACAGATTCTGGCAATTACCACCATAGAGTACCTGTTTCTTGGAGCATTCTCTGCCGGTGCAGGAATAATTCTGGCACTTGCAGGCAGCTGGCTACTGGCGGTGTTTAGCTTTGATACCAGCTTTACCCCTTCACTGTTACCAGTATTGTTATTGTTTGTGCTAATCTGCTTTTTGGTTGTACTAACTGGTGTATTAAGCAGCCGAAAAGTATTAAACACCCCACCTTTAGCAGTATTAAACGCCTAA
- a CDS encoding ABC transporter ATP-binding protein: MPSENILHIENVSKIYKSAGKELTVLNNVNFSVEGGSTLAITGPSGSGKTTLLGLCAGLDRSTTGSVKLNGIKLDELTEDQRAAVRNRYIGFIFQNFQLMPTLTALENVMVPMELRGEKDIRAHAMDLLDKVGLAERSHHYPVQLSGGEQQRVSLARAFSNKPAILFADEPTGNLDAETSEKIEKLMFELNRDAGTTLIIVTHDLELAMRTNRIIKIKGGVIISDDPNATK; encoded by the coding sequence ATGCCTTCAGAAAACATACTCCATATTGAAAACGTAAGCAAAATATATAAAAGCGCCGGAAAAGAACTTACAGTTCTTAACAACGTCAATTTCTCTGTAGAAGGAGGCTCTACACTTGCCATAACAGGCCCATCAGGCAGTGGCAAAACTACACTTCTGGGACTTTGTGCAGGGTTAGATAGGTCTACCACGGGCTCAGTTAAGTTAAATGGCATCAAATTAGACGAGCTTACCGAAGATCAGCGGGCCGCAGTACGCAACCGTTATATCGGTTTTATATTCCAAAATTTCCAGTTAATGCCAACCCTTACTGCGCTTGAGAACGTGATGGTACCAATGGAGCTGCGCGGAGAAAAAGACATTCGGGCGCATGCCATGGATCTGTTAGATAAAGTGGGCCTTGCAGAGCGTTCACATCATTATCCGGTTCAGCTTTCAGGTGGCGAACAGCAACGTGTTTCACTGGCAAGGGCATTTTCCAATAAACCCGCTATACTCTTTGCCGATGAGCCTACCGGAAACCTGGATGCTGAAACCAGCGAAAAAATAGAAAAACTAATGTTTGAACTGAACAGAGATGCCGGCACTACACTCATCATAGTTACGCACGATCTGGAACTGGCTATGCGTACAAACAGGATAATAAAAATAAAAGGTGGCGTAATCATTTCAGACGATCCAAATGCAACAAAATAA
- a CDS encoding arylesterase has protein sequence MLRFKASTLIILLSVVLASCGNNQNKQTDESKANPAEAAPVATEVLVKEKNILFFGTSLTAGYGLEQGEAYPELLQKKLDSLKLPYKAINGGLSGETSAAGKNRIDWLLKQPIAVFVLELGANDGLRGVAVNETTANLQAIIDKVKKKYPQAKMILTGMEVPPNMGAKYASDFRNMFKELAAKNEMVFLPFLLEGVAGIPKLNQNDGIHPTAEGQKILAENVWTKLKGVL, from the coding sequence ATGTTACGTTTTAAAGCTTCAACCCTGATCATACTATTGTCAGTTGTATTGGCATCATGTGGAAATAACCAAAATAAACAGACTGATGAATCAAAGGCAAACCCTGCTGAGGCGGCTCCCGTGGCTACGGAGGTTTTGGTTAAAGAGAAAAATATTTTATTTTTTGGCACAAGTTTAACAGCGGGATATGGACTTGAACAAGGAGAGGCTTATCCGGAGCTTTTACAGAAGAAACTGGATTCACTTAAACTTCCTTATAAAGCAATAAACGGAGGATTAAGTGGAGAGACATCAGCAGCCGGGAAAAACAGAATTGATTGGCTGCTAAAACAACCTATAGCCGTTTTTGTGCTTGAACTGGGGGCTAATGATGGTTTGCGTGGAGTAGCTGTAAATGAAACTACTGCAAATTTGCAGGCTATAATAGATAAGGTTAAAAAGAAATACCCACAGGCGAAAATGATTTTGACCGGGATGGAAGTGCCACCTAATATGGGGGCTAAATATGCTTCTGATTTCAGGAACATGTTTAAGGAGCTTGCGGCTAAGAACGAAATGGTTTTTTTACCCTTTTTATTGGAGGGGGTAGCGGGAATTCCTAAGCTAAATCAGAACGATGGTATTCATCCTACTGCTGAAGGACAAAAGATACTTGCAGAAAACGTTTGGACGAAATTGAAAGGTGTGCTGTAA
- the dinB gene encoding DNA polymerase IV yields the protein MREGKQIIHMDQDAFFVSVEIKKDRSLAGKPVIIGGTSDRGVVTSCSYEARKFGVHAAMPARMAKMLCPHAVFIRGNMDAYSKASHEITDIIREKVPLFEKASIDEHYIDMTGMDRFYGCMTYAHELRQTIIKELGLPISFGLSVNKTVSKMATNECKPNGEKNVVASDVQPFLNPLSIRKIPGLGEKTFIKLSDMGIKKISTLAQIHPDQMSMLMGKNGLSLLQKAKGIDNSPVIPYAEQKSIGTQCTFKADTIDVNMINNLLISMVMDIAFQLREKKKLAACITVTIRYSNFEDVTRQASIPYTSLDSTLIEKAKELFRQVYTKRMLLRLVGVRLSSLVNGFEQIDMYSESQEQYSLVQAMDRIRKRFGEKAITRASVLGIDV from the coding sequence ATGAGGGAAGGGAAGCAAATAATTCATATGGATCAGGACGCGTTTTTCGTGTCTGTAGAGATTAAAAAAGACCGCAGTCTTGCTGGAAAGCCTGTAATTATTGGCGGTACATCAGACCGTGGAGTGGTAACTTCATGTAGTTATGAGGCTCGTAAGTTTGGCGTACACGCAGCTATGCCAGCCAGGATGGCGAAAATGCTATGCCCACATGCGGTTTTTATTAGAGGGAACATGGATGCTTACTCAAAAGCATCTCATGAAATAACTGATATTATCAGAGAAAAGGTGCCCTTGTTTGAAAAAGCGAGTATTGATGAGCATTATATAGATATGACGGGTATGGACAGGTTCTATGGCTGCATGACTTATGCGCATGAACTTAGGCAAACTATTATCAAAGAATTGGGGCTGCCGATTTCTTTTGGGCTGTCGGTGAATAAAACAGTTTCCAAAATGGCTACAAATGAATGCAAGCCAAATGGTGAGAAGAATGTTGTAGCATCGGATGTGCAGCCGTTTTTAAATCCGCTTTCTATCAGGAAAATTCCGGGACTTGGTGAAAAGACTTTTATTAAGCTTAGTGACATGGGGATTAAAAAGATTTCTACATTGGCCCAGATCCATCCGGACCAGATGAGTATGCTAATGGGGAAAAATGGGTTGTCGTTACTTCAAAAAGCTAAAGGCATAGATAATAGTCCGGTAATTCCTTATGCCGAACAAAAAAGTATTGGTACGCAGTGTACATTTAAAGCTGATACTATAGATGTAAACATGATTAATAACCTGCTTATTTCAATGGTAATGGATATTGCATTTCAGTTGAGGGAAAAAAAGAAACTTGCTGCCTGTATTACCGTAACAATCAGGTATTCTAATTTTGAGGATGTTACCAGGCAGGCATCTATTCCTTATACTTCACTTGATAGTACACTTATTGAAAAGGCTAAAGAGCTTTTTAGACAGGTATATACCAAGAGGATGTTATTGCGGCTTGTTGGTGTACGTTTATCTAGTCTGGTAAACGGGTTTGAACAAATAGACATGTATAGTGAGTCGCAGGAGCAATACAGCCTGGTACAGGCAATGGATAGAATTCGCAAGCGCTTTGGAGAAAAGGCAATAACAAGGGCATCCGTTTTGGGTATTGATGTATAA
- the dnaE gene encoding DNA polymerase III subunit alpha, with amino-acid sequence MYLNVHSHYSLRYGTMPIEKLIKEAAFCGVTQMALTDINNSTGIMEFMRGCDEHGIKPIGGIEFRRNKQLLYVGIARDKEGMKELNDFLTEHNLEQKELPDKAKPFRYAIVIYPYTDDIITGSLRENEYLGIRFDELHSLHGKNISNVKDKLLALQPVFVADRIEYRLHEYLRGIDLNTLLTMVVPEDKCSKTDMFLPPGELEAKFSKYAFILDNTRKLMDGCKMDYEKGKVRLNRKTFTGSKNDDKSLLEKLAMEGMVYRYGKSNKKALKKVEDELKVINDLGYCAYFLITWDIIRYSMAKGYYHVGRGSGANSTVAFCLRITDVDPLELDLYFERFLNAQRTSPPDFDIDYSWDEREDVQDYIFKRYGKAHTALLGTMSTFKDRSVIREIGKVMGLPKAEIDGFTDPAKAEENRKNPTFEKITAIYGMMKEMPNQRSIHAGGVLISEEPITYYTALDLPPKGMPTVQWDMYEAEVIGYDKYDILSQRGIGHIKEAVRLIEENQQRKIDIHQVKVFMKDANLNDKLKSGNSIGCFYIESPAMRQLLTKLGCDNYMTLVAASSIIRPGVAQSGMMKAYIQNFHEPDKVQYLHPVMKEQLQETFGVMVYQEDVIKICIHYAGMDGTDADILRRGMSGKYRSKIEFNRLIEKFHESAKALGRPEAITAEVWRQVFSFAGYSFSKAHSASFAVESYQSLFLKTYYPLEFMVAVLNNYGGFYTRWLYVHELQKAGAKVHLPCVNISTSVVSITGTDAYLGLIGIQGLENKYIELIPEEVRRNGVFTDLEDFVKRTGVGLEQAIILIRVGALRFTGKSKKTLLWEVHMMLSGKAKPLNYAELFRLESKHYTLPELVNTELEDAYHELELLGFPLSLSMFDLLKTPYRGDVRTNNLIQYVGQTVKMVGLYVCEKTVHTKNNKKMWFGTFLDADGNFFDTTHFPNNTPVYPFRGKGCYLILGKVVEDFGFPSVEVIRFAKLPIVDNPVMA; translated from the coding sequence ATGTATTTAAATGTTCATTCTCATTATAGTTTACGTTATGGCACTATGCCTATCGAGAAGCTTATAAAAGAAGCTGCCTTTTGTGGTGTTACACAAATGGCACTTACTGATATTAATAACTCTACAGGTATTATGGAGTTTATGAGGGGGTGTGATGAGCATGGGATTAAACCCATTGGAGGGATTGAATTTAGGCGAAATAAGCAATTACTTTATGTAGGGATTGCAAGGGATAAAGAGGGAATGAAAGAGTTAAATGATTTCCTGACCGAGCATAATCTGGAACAGAAGGAATTGCCCGACAAAGCAAAGCCCTTTAGATATGCAATAGTAATTTATCCTTATACAGATGATATTATCACTGGATCATTAAGAGAAAATGAATATCTGGGAATTCGCTTCGATGAATTGCACAGTTTGCATGGAAAGAATATTAGTAATGTAAAGGATAAACTGCTTGCATTACAACCCGTTTTTGTGGCTGATAGAATTGAATATCGTTTACACGAGTATTTAAGAGGAATAGACTTGAATACGTTGCTTACGATGGTTGTGCCTGAAGATAAATGTAGCAAGACCGATATGTTTTTGCCCCCGGGGGAATTGGAAGCAAAATTTAGTAAGTACGCTTTTATACTGGATAATACGCGGAAACTGATGGATGGCTGTAAGATGGACTATGAGAAGGGAAAAGTTCGCTTAAATAGGAAAACCTTTACAGGGAGTAAGAATGACGATAAATCATTGCTTGAAAAGCTGGCGATGGAAGGTATGGTATATCGTTACGGGAAGAGCAATAAAAAGGCATTAAAGAAGGTAGAGGATGAGTTGAAAGTGATTAATGACCTTGGATACTGTGCTTACTTTTTGATTACATGGGATATTATTCGTTATTCTATGGCTAAGGGATATTATCATGTGGGGAGGGGCTCTGGAGCTAATAGTACTGTAGCTTTTTGTTTGCGTATTACTGATGTAGACCCGTTGGAGCTTGACTTGTATTTTGAGCGTTTTTTGAATGCTCAACGTACTTCGCCTCCTGATTTTGATATTGATTATTCCTGGGACGAGCGTGAAGATGTACAGGATTATATCTTTAAGCGTTACGGGAAAGCACATACTGCGTTGTTAGGCACAATGAGCACCTTTAAAGATCGCTCGGTTATCCGTGAAATTGGTAAAGTAATGGGGCTGCCAAAAGCGGAGATTGATGGTTTTACAGATCCGGCTAAAGCTGAGGAAAATAGAAAGAACCCTACTTTTGAAAAAATCACTGCTATATATGGAATGATGAAGGAGATGCCGAATCAAAGAAGCATTCATGCCGGTGGTGTGCTGATCTCGGAAGAGCCGATTACCTATTACACTGCACTGGATTTACCACCCAAAGGCATGCCTACTGTACAATGGGATATGTACGAGGCAGAGGTTATTGGATATGATAAATATGATATTTTAAGCCAAAGAGGAATAGGACATATTAAGGAAGCAGTGAGGTTGATAGAGGAAAACCAGCAACGTAAAATAGATATCCATCAGGTAAAAGTGTTTATGAAAGATGCTAATCTGAATGACAAGCTAAAATCGGGCAATAGTATTGGGTGTTTTTATATAGAATCGCCTGCTATGCGACAATTGCTTACCAAGTTAGGCTGTGATAATTACATGACGCTGGTTGCAGCCAGCAGTATTATTAGACCAGGGGTTGCACAGTCGGGCATGATGAAGGCGTATATTCAGAATTTTCATGAGCCGGATAAAGTGCAATACCTGCATCCGGTAATGAAGGAACAGTTGCAAGAAACTTTTGGTGTGATGGTTTATCAGGAAGATGTAATTAAGATCTGTATTCATTATGCGGGGATGGATGGTACAGATGCCGATATTTTGAGGAGGGGGATGAGTGGGAAATATCGTTCGAAAATTGAATTTAATAGGCTGATAGAGAAGTTTCATGAAAGCGCTAAGGCTTTGGGGAGGCCAGAGGCTATTACAGCTGAGGTATGGAGGCAGGTGTTTTCTTTTGCGGGTTATAGTTTTTCTAAAGCACATTCGGCAAGTTTTGCAGTAGAGAGTTATCAGAGCTTATTTTTAAAAACTTATTACCCTCTGGAGTTTATGGTTGCTGTACTGAATAATTATGGCGGATTTTACACGCGATGGTTGTATGTTCATGAATTACAGAAAGCTGGTGCAAAGGTGCATTTGCCTTGTGTAAATATAAGTACGTCTGTAGTATCTATTACGGGAACGGATGCTTATTTGGGGCTTATTGGTATACAGGGGCTTGAAAATAAGTATATAGAACTAATTCCTGAAGAGGTTAGACGAAATGGTGTATTTACTGATCTCGAAGATTTTGTGAAACGTACAGGAGTGGGCTTGGAACAGGCAATTATTTTGATTAGGGTGGGGGCTTTAAGGTTTACAGGTAAGAGTAAGAAAACTTTGTTGTGGGAGGTGCATATGATGCTGAGCGGTAAGGCTAAGCCCCTTAATTATGCAGAACTTTTTCGTCTGGAAAGCAAACATTATACATTGCCGGAATTGGTTAATACCGAACTTGAAGATGCTTATCATGAGTTGGAACTGCTTGGGTTTCCTTTATCACTTTCGATGTTTGATCTGTTGAAAACCCCATACAGAGGAGATGTACGTACGAATAACCTGATTCAATATGTTGGACAAACAGTAAAAATGGTAGGGCTGTATGTCTGCGAAAAAACTGTACATACCAAAAATAATAAGAAAATGTGGTTTGGTACTTTCCTGGATGCAGATGGGAATTTCTTTGATACTACGCATTTTCCTAACAATACGCCTGTTTATCCTTTTAGGGGAAAGGGTTGTTACCTGATATTAGGGAAGGTAGTGGAGGATTTTGGTTTCCCAAGCGTTGAGGTAATCAGATTTGCAAAGCTGCCTATTGTTGATAATCCGGTGATGGCTTAA